The Crocosphaera subtropica ATCC 51142 genome includes a window with the following:
- a CDS encoding archaeosortase/exosortase family protein has translation MQTTSKLSPFIERNLGNVLIIAFLAILYTPLLFFWYDGWLNKNINIEHEYFSHAIIGFPYAAYLIFGRNRQKWQKLNNKIHPLGGFFLALGLAFYITGTRELVYLSFPLVITGIMLWLKGIPGLKLNWFPLVLIFHRKMENRWFPRP, from the coding sequence ATGCAAACCACTTCAAAATTATCTCCTTTTATCGAACGGAATTTAGGCAACGTTTTAATTATTGCTTTTCTAGCGATTCTTTACACTCCTCTTCTTTTTTTCTGGTATGACGGCTGGTTGAATAAAAATATTAATATTGAACACGAATATTTTAGCCATGCTATCATTGGCTTTCCCTATGCTGCTTATCTTATTTTTGGAAGAAACCGTCAAAAATGGCAAAAATTAAACAATAAAATTCATCCCCTGGGGGGCTTTTTTCTGGCCCTAGGATTAGCTTTTTATATCACAGGAACTAGAGAACTGGTTTACTTATCTTTTCCTCTTGTGATTACAGGTATTATGCTCTGGTTAAAAGGGATACCTGGATTAAAATTGAATTGGTTTCCGTTGGTTTTAATTTTTCATAGAAAGATGGAAAATAGATGGTTCCCAAGACCTTAA
- a CDS encoding SAM hydrolase/SAM-dependent halogenase family protein, translated as MKKQSEIKAIALLTDFGLNDGYVGIMKGVIASINPNIPMIDLTHSIPPQQIWAARFCLMNAYPYFPKDTVYLAVVDPGVGSQRRSVAIECSQGYLVGPDNGLFSGILANNSALAAVSLTNTDYWRDPDVSLTFHGRDIFAPVAAYLASGVPLEALGDAIPIRSLVNFPLESPQITDKNIQGFIQYIDHFGNLITNVSSRQIKAKKWFIIIDNQVIQSGSTYSEVSPGKLIALIGSHGWVEIAVNGGNAQEKLQVKWGEKITINYQ; from the coding sequence ATGAAAAAACAATCTGAAATAAAGGCGATCGCTCTATTAACAGACTTTGGCTTAAACGATGGCTATGTGGGGATCATGAAGGGGGTCATCGCTTCAATTAATCCGAATATCCCTATGATTGACCTCACCCATAGTATTCCCCCTCAGCAAATATGGGCAGCTAGGTTTTGTTTAATGAACGCCTATCCTTACTTTCCCAAAGATACGGTGTATTTAGCTGTAGTCGATCCAGGAGTCGGTAGTCAAAGACGCAGTGTGGCAATTGAGTGTTCCCAAGGGTATTTAGTGGGGCCGGATAATGGTTTATTTAGCGGTATTTTGGCCAACAATTCAGCCTTGGCAGCAGTATCATTAACCAATACTGACTATTGGCGTGATCCTGATGTTAGTTTAACCTTTCATGGTCGAGATATTTTTGCCCCTGTTGCTGCCTATTTAGCTTCTGGGGTTCCTCTAGAAGCATTAGGGGACGCTATTCCTATTAGGAGTTTAGTCAATTTTCCTTTAGAGTCTCCTCAGATTACGGATAAAAATATACAAGGTTTTATTCAATATATTGATCATTTTGGAAACTTAATTACTAATGTTTCATCTCGTCAGATAAAAGCTAAAAAGTGGTTCATTATTATTGATAATCAGGTCATACAATCTGGTTCAACTTACAGCGAAGTTTCACCAGGAAAACTGATAGCATTAATTGGAAGTCACGGCTGGGTCGAAATTGCCGTAAACGGAGGTAATGCTCAAGAAAAGTTACAAGTTAAATGGGGAGAAAAAATAACGATAAATTATCAATAA
- a CDS encoding inositol monophosphatase family protein, translated as MEQFLSEVLHFCQKTTTAIADTLIEKAGNVSPTAKDDGSLVTSADRWADQTIRDAIASKFPNHGVLTEETTHIFPDQDWCWIVDPIDGTTNFTRGVPIWAISLGLLYHGTPVFGFVYVPTLKQSFYGYWYGETGLSGPTGAYCNGQPISTSQDTPTKSHLFNLCARSTKVLQQPFPCKIRMIGVASYNLLLVASGAAVGGVEATPKVWDIAAVWVIIQAAGGTFIFLKDPSLFPLIIGENYGKKSIPSLAVNQAEFVSLFKPLVECIV; from the coding sequence ATGGAACAATTTTTGTCTGAGGTCTTACACTTCTGTCAAAAAACCACAACAGCGATCGCAGATACCTTGATAGAAAAAGCGGGGAATGTCTCCCCTACTGCCAAAGATGATGGTTCTCTAGTTACCTCCGCTGATCGTTGGGCCGATCAAACCATTCGAGATGCGATCGCCTCAAAATTTCCTAATCATGGGGTCTTAACCGAAGAAACCACTCATATTTTTCCTGATCAAGATTGGTGTTGGATCGTTGATCCCATCGATGGAACCACCAACTTTACTAGGGGGGTTCCTATCTGGGCTATTTCTTTGGGGTTGTTATATCACGGAACGCCTGTCTTTGGTTTTGTTTATGTTCCCACCTTAAAACAGTCTTTTTATGGTTATTGGTATGGGGAAACAGGGTTAAGTGGACCAACAGGGGCTTATTGTAACGGTCAACCTATTTCTACCAGTCAAGATACCCCCACAAAAAGTCATTTATTTAATCTTTGCGCTCGTAGTACGAAAGTGTTACAACAACCCTTTCCTTGTAAAATTCGTATGATCGGAGTGGCTAGTTATAATCTATTATTAGTCGCTTCTGGGGCAGCGGTTGGAGGTGTAGAAGCCACACCAAAAGTTTGGGATATTGCGGCGGTTTGGGTGATTATTCAAGCTGCAGGAGGAACGTTTATTTTTTTAAAAGATCCTTCTCTTTTTCCTTTAATAATTGGTGAAAATTATGGAAAGAAATCCATCCCCTCTTTAGCGGTTAATCAGGCTGAATTTGTCTCTTTATTTAAACCTTTAGTAGAATGTATTGTGTAA
- a CDS encoding alpha/beta fold hydrolase encodes MVERKVVKLSQVELSYLEWNQGTQPLLLLHGLADHGLVWSSLGDYLAQDYHIIAPDLRGHGDSSKPKKGYKFSDYIADLNQLMDFLNWKSAHVISHSWSAKLAAIWATQQPERFIDLILIDPFFIDKMPAWFKITFPILYKTLPFLKAMGPFNSYEEAETLARTLKQYRGWSPQQQEVFKLGMEEKEQGKWGSKFIKQARDEIFEDVMKYAGLTEDINIPTLLIKPEKGLNRTAWQLKPYKTYLQQLQIAEVPGNHWAFLVEPLMFNETVKAFLSRKVSF; translated from the coding sequence ATGGTTGAACGCAAAGTTGTTAAGCTATCTCAAGTTGAATTGTCCTATCTAGAATGGAATCAAGGAACGCAACCATTATTATTGTTACATGGATTAGCAGATCATGGGTTGGTTTGGTCTAGTTTAGGGGATTATTTAGCCCAAGATTATCATATTATTGCGCCGGATCTTCGAGGACACGGGGATAGTAGTAAACCGAAAAAAGGCTATAAATTTTCTGATTATATTGCTGATCTAAATCAATTAATGGATTTTTTAAACTGGAAATCTGCTCACGTTATCTCCCATTCTTGGTCAGCAAAATTAGCAGCAATTTGGGCAACGCAGCAACCAGAAAGATTTATAGATTTGATCTTAATTGATCCCTTTTTTATTGATAAAATGCCAGCATGGTTTAAAATAACCTTTCCGATTCTCTACAAAACCTTACCATTTTTGAAAGCAATGGGGCCTTTTAATAGCTATGAAGAAGCCGAGACATTAGCCCGTACCTTGAAACAGTATCGAGGATGGAGTCCTCAACAACAAGAAGTCTTTAAGTTAGGAATGGAAGAAAAGGAACAAGGAAAATGGGGAAGTAAATTTATTAAACAAGCCAGAGATGAAATTTTTGAAGACGTGATGAAATATGCAGGACTCACCGAAGACATTAACATTCCGACTTTATTGATTAAACCAGAAAAAGGACTTAATCGAACAGCATGGCAACTGAAGCCCTATAAAACCTATTTACAACAATTACAAATTGCAGAAGTGCCAGGGAATCATTGGGCGTTTTTAGTCGAACCATTAATGTTTAATGAAACAGTAAAAGCCTTTTTATCTCGCAAGGTCAGCTTTTGA
- a CDS encoding DegT/DnrJ/EryC1/StrS family aminotransferase translates to MIVSSKTVPFVDLTLQHQPIQAEIEQAMATVVQRGDFILGKTLKEFETEFAQASGVKHGVGVASGTDAIALGLQACGILPGDEVLVPANTFIATVIGVIQAGATPILVDCDPHTALIDLNLAAKAITPKTKAIVPVHLYGQMVSPTALLDFAKAHNLIIFEDAAQAHLAQREGYKAGSVGMAAAFSFYPSKNLGAFGNGGMLVTSNEEVAQRVRTLRNYGAPKKYYHTEVGKNSRLDTLQAAILQVKLPYLSQWNQLRNQAGQIYDQGLKSGKNKGVIPMKNLSKGGHVYHLYVIRISEASSWSREQVQEFLGERGIQTGIHYPIPCHLQPAYKSLGYQLGDFPQAEMLCEEILSLPMYPGITSEQIAWVIEQLSLI, encoded by the coding sequence ATGATTGTATCGTCGAAAACTGTCCCCTTTGTCGATTTAACCCTACAACACCAACCCATACAAGCTGAAATTGAACAAGCAATGGCTACAGTTGTGCAACGGGGAGATTTTATCCTAGGAAAAACCTTAAAAGAATTTGAAACAGAATTTGCTCAAGCCAGTGGGGTCAAACACGGCGTGGGAGTGGCTTCCGGAACCGATGCGATCGCTTTAGGACTACAAGCCTGTGGCATACTGCCAGGAGATGAGGTACTGGTTCCGGCCAATACCTTTATTGCGACAGTTATAGGAGTCATTCAAGCTGGAGCTACCCCTATATTAGTCGACTGTGATCCCCATACTGCCCTCATTGACTTAAATTTAGCTGCTAAAGCCATTACCCCTAAAACGAAAGCCATTGTCCCTGTCCATTTATACGGACAAATGGTATCCCCAACGGCGTTATTAGACTTTGCCAAGGCACATAATTTAATCATATTTGAAGATGCTGCCCAGGCACATTTAGCCCAACGAGAAGGTTATAAGGCCGGATCGGTGGGTATGGCGGCCGCCTTCAGCTTTTATCCCAGTAAAAATTTAGGGGCGTTTGGCAATGGCGGAATGTTGGTCACATCCAATGAAGAAGTTGCTCAGAGGGTTCGTACTTTGCGCAATTATGGCGCACCGAAAAAATACTACCATACAGAAGTGGGTAAAAATAGTCGTCTAGACACCTTACAAGCAGCCATTTTACAAGTTAAACTACCCTATCTCTCTCAATGGAATCAATTGAGAAATCAAGCAGGACAAATTTATGATCAGGGGTTAAAATCAGGGAAAAATAAGGGTGTCATCCCTATGAAAAACCTAAGTAAAGGGGGTCATGTTTATCATCTTTATGTTATCCGTATTAGCGAAGCATCTTCTTGGTCCCGTGAACAAGTACAAGAGTTTCTGGGAGAACGAGGCATTCAAACCGGTATTCATTATCCCATTCCTTGTCATCTACAACCCGCCTATAAAAGCTTAGGTTATCAATTAGGAGATTTTCCCCAAGCCGAGATGCTTTGTGAGGAAATTTTATCCTTACCTATGTATCCTGGCATTACCTCAGAACAAATTGCTTGGGTGATCGAACAATTATCGTTAATTTAA
- a CDS encoding ABC transporter permease, whose translation MWQKFRRDPLAIFGLITLTIIILAVVIGPFIYQVPLDEIDFAQASAFPSLEHPFGTNSLGQDILARVLFGGRISLTVGILAMFVAILLGTTIGAIAGFYGGIIDGLLMRLTDLFLALPQLPLLLLVVYLFREPIKQIAGPELGIFVLVVMVIGSLNWMSVARLVRGNVLKLRAMEFVNAAVALGAKPNRIILIHVLPNVLNIIIVAATLGVGNAIITESTLSFLGLGFPPDVPTWGQMLFQAKDYLTTAPHIAFFPGLAIFLTVLSINYIGDGLRDAFDPKHRK comes from the coding sequence ATGTGGCAAAAATTTCGTCGTGATCCTTTAGCAATATTTGGATTAATTACCCTGACAATCATAATTCTTGCAGTAGTTATTGGACCGTTTATTTATCAAGTTCCTCTAGATGAAATCGATTTTGCTCAAGCTAGTGCTTTCCCCAGTTTAGAACATCCCTTTGGTACCAATTCCCTAGGACAAGATATCTTAGCAAGAGTTTTATTTGGTGGCAGAATTTCCCTAACCGTCGGAATTTTAGCCATGTTTGTGGCTATTTTATTAGGAACGACCATCGGAGCGATCGCAGGATTTTATGGCGGAATCATTGATGGATTATTAATGCGGTTAACGGATTTATTTCTAGCCTTACCTCAGTTACCTTTATTATTATTAGTCGTCTATTTATTTAGAGAACCCATTAAGCAAATTGCCGGTCCAGAATTAGGGATATTCGTGTTAGTTGTTATGGTAATTGGTAGCCTTAACTGGATGTCCGTTGCGAGACTGGTAAGAGGCAATGTTTTAAAATTAAGAGCAATGGAATTTGTTAACGCAGCAGTTGCTTTAGGAGCAAAACCGAATCGTATTATTTTAATTCATGTTCTTCCTAATGTCTTAAATATAATTATAGTAGCAGCCACTTTAGGAGTGGGTAATGCCATCATTACCGAGTCGACTTTAAGTTTTTTAGGATTAGGATTTCCCCCAGATGTTCCCACATGGGGACAGATGCTATTCCAAGCCAAAGATTATCTAACCACTGCTCCTCATATCGCTTTTTTTCCTGGTTTAGCTATCTTTTTAACTGTATTAAGTATCAACTATATCGGAGACGGACTAAGAGATGCCTTTGACCCTAAACATAGAAAATAA
- the atpB gene encoding F0F1 ATP synthase subunit A has product MTMLNGLRILDTLPLAALEVGKHWYWEIGNLKLHGQVFMASWVVIALLIIASLLATRNIQRVPSGMQNFMEYVLEFLRDLARTQLGEKHYRPWLPFIGTLFLFIFVSNWSGSLIPWRLIEIPEGELAAPTNDINTTVALALLTSLAYFYAGLSKKGLGYFANYVQPIPVLLPIKILEDFTKPLSLSFRLFGNILADELVVAVLVFLVPLFVPLPLMALGLFTSAIQALVFATLAGAYIHEAIESEEEEEHA; this is encoded by the coding sequence ATGACAATGTTAAATGGTTTACGCATTTTAGACACCTTACCCCTTGCTGCCTTAGAAGTGGGTAAGCACTGGTATTGGGAGATTGGCAATTTAAAACTACACGGACAGGTATTTATGGCCTCGTGGGTAGTAATTGCCTTATTGATTATCGCTTCGTTACTAGCAACCCGTAATATTCAACGGGTTCCTAGCGGAATGCAAAACTTCATGGAATACGTTCTAGAATTTTTGCGGGACTTAGCGAGAACTCAATTAGGAGAAAAACACTATCGTCCTTGGTTGCCCTTTATCGGGACATTGTTTTTATTCATTTTCGTCTCCAACTGGTCAGGTTCTTTAATACCTTGGAGACTAATAGAAATTCCCGAAGGAGAATTAGCGGCCCCAACTAACGACATCAATACCACCGTAGCTTTAGCCTTATTAACCTCTCTGGCGTATTTTTACGCGGGTTTGAGTAAAAAAGGACTAGGATACTTTGCCAATTATGTCCAACCGATTCCCGTTCTCCTACCCATCAAAATTTTAGAAGATTTTACCAAGCCCCTCTCCCTAAGTTTCCGTCTTTTTGGGAACATTTTGGCCGATGAATTGGTAGTAGCGGTGCTTGTATTTTTAGTCCCCTTATTTGTGCCATTACCCCTAATGGCCTTAGGATTATTTACCAGTGCCATCCAAGCCTTAGTATTTGCCACCTTAGCAGGGGCTTATATTCATGAGGCCATCGAGTCCGAAGAAGAAGAAGAACACGCTTAA
- a CDS encoding cyanoexosortase B system-associated protein, which translates to MDGSQDLKFLSTRQPNHSITARWFQAWNNKTYAVLQWYAWPGGGHYAPYQWFLADQKAQLKHKRVPWIAVSIKIPMEPLGNLEDMESLAKSLGQEVQKTLEQEIFIDKTN; encoded by the coding sequence ATAGATGGTTCCCAAGACCTTAAATTTCTTTCAACCAGACAACCCAATCATTCAATCACCGCTCGTTGGTTTCAAGCTTGGAATAATAAAACCTATGCTGTCCTTCAATGGTATGCTTGGCCAGGGGGTGGTCACTATGCACCCTATCAATGGTTTTTAGCTGATCAAAAAGCACAATTAAAGCATAAACGAGTTCCCTGGATTGCTGTTTCCATTAAAATTCCTATGGAACCATTAGGAAACTTAGAAGATATGGAATCTTTGGCTAAATCCTTAGGTCAAGAAGTGCAGAAAACCTTAGAACAAGAGATTTTTATCGATAAAACTAACTGA
- a CDS encoding F0F1 ATP synthase subunit gamma, with translation MPNLKAIRDRIQSVKNTKKITEAMRLVAAAKVRRAQEQVISTRPFADALANVLFNLLNRLKFGDVSLPLLQQRDVKTVGIVVVSGDRGLCGGYNSYVIRRAEQRIKELKEQGVNYRLVTIGRKATQYFSRREAPIESKYTGLNQIPTADEAATIADELLSLFLSETVDRVELIYTRFVSLISSRPVVQTLAPLTMQGLETEDDEIFRLITREGKLQVERETVTQTMSSFPQDMIFEQDPVQILDALLPLYINNQLLRALQEAAASELAARMTAMSNASDNAGQLIGTLTLSYNKARQAAITQQLMEVVAGANAL, from the coding sequence ATGCCTAACCTTAAAGCGATTCGCGATCGCATTCAGTCGGTCAAGAATACCAAAAAAATTACTGAAGCCATGCGCTTAGTGGCCGCTGCTAAAGTGCGTCGGGCCCAAGAACAAGTTATCTCGACTCGTCCCTTTGCTGACGCTTTAGCTAATGTTCTCTTTAACTTACTCAACCGTTTGAAGTTTGGAGATGTTAGTTTACCCCTACTGCAACAAAGAGACGTTAAAACCGTCGGTATCGTGGTTGTTTCTGGCGATCGCGGTTTATGTGGCGGTTACAACAGTTATGTGATTCGTCGGGCTGAACAACGAATTAAAGAGTTAAAAGAACAAGGGGTTAATTATCGGTTAGTGACGATTGGCCGCAAAGCCACTCAATATTTTTCTCGTCGGGAAGCCCCCATTGAGAGCAAATATACAGGATTAAACCAAATTCCCACTGCGGATGAAGCGGCCACCATTGCCGATGAACTGCTTTCTTTGTTTTTATCAGAAACAGTGGATCGGGTGGAATTAATTTACACTCGCTTCGTCTCTTTAATTAGTTCTCGCCCTGTGGTACAAACCTTAGCCCCGTTAACCATGCAAGGGTTAGAAACAGAAGACGATGAAATTTTCCGTTTAATTACCCGTGAAGGTAAACTACAAGTGGAACGGGAAACCGTCACTCAAACCATGAGTAGCTTTCCCCAAGACATGATTTTTGAACAAGATCCTGTTCAAATTCTGGATGCTTTATTACCTTTATATATCAATAACCAATTACTAAGAGCGTTACAAGAAGCGGCTGCTAGTGAGTTAGCTGCAAGAATGACGGCTATGAGTAATGCGAGTGACAATGCGGGCCAATTAATTGGAACCCTAACTTTATCCTATAACAAAGCTCGTCAGGCAGCCATTACTCAACAGTTAATGGAAGTGGTTGCTGGTGCCAATGCTTTGTAA
- the atpA gene encoding F0F1 ATP synthase subunit alpha has protein sequence MVSIRPDEISSIIREQIESYDQSVQVSNVGTVLQVGDGTARIYGLEQCMAGELLEFEDGTIGIALNLEEDNVGAVLMGTGFGIQEGSSVQATGKIAQVPVGDAMIGRVVDSLGRPIDGKGDINTSESRLIESPAPGIIARKSVCEPMQTGITAIDAMIPIGRGQRELIIGDRKTGKTAIAIDTIINQKSEDVICVYVAIGQKASTVAQVIGTLEEKGAMDYTIVVAANANDPATLQYLAPYTGATLAEYFMYNGKATLVIYDDLSKQAQAYRQLSLLLRRPPGREAYPGDVFYIHSRLLERAAKLSDALGGGSMTALPIIETQAGDVSAYIPTNVISITDGQIFLSSDLFNAGFRPAINAGISVSRVGSAAQTKAMKQVAGKLKLELAQFAELEAFSQFASDLDAATQAQLARGQRLRQILKQPENSPLAVWEQVAVAYAGLNGYIDDVPVDKATEFAAGLREYIATSKPKYPEIIKSEKKLTDEAESLLKEAISEYKQAFSA, from the coding sequence ATGGTTAGTATCAGACCTGACGAAATCAGCAGCATTATTCGCGAACAAATCGAGTCCTATGACCAAAGCGTTCAAGTCTCTAATGTGGGAACCGTTCTCCAAGTTGGGGACGGAACTGCCCGTATTTACGGCTTAGAACAGTGTATGGCCGGAGAATTATTAGAATTTGAAGACGGAACCATTGGTATTGCTCTCAACTTAGAAGAAGATAACGTGGGAGCCGTATTAATGGGGACAGGCTTTGGTATTCAAGAAGGGAGTAGCGTTCAAGCCACCGGAAAAATTGCTCAGGTTCCTGTTGGTGATGCCATGATCGGTCGGGTGGTAGACTCCCTCGGTCGTCCCATCGATGGTAAAGGGGATATCAATACCAGCGAAAGCCGTTTAATTGAATCTCCTGCTCCTGGTATTATTGCTCGGAAATCCGTGTGTGAACCCATGCAAACGGGAATTACCGCTATCGATGCCATGATTCCTATTGGTAGAGGCCAACGGGAATTAATTATCGGTGACCGTAAGACCGGAAAAACAGCGATCGCCATCGACACGATCATTAACCAGAAATCTGAAGATGTCATCTGTGTTTATGTGGCCATCGGTCAAAAAGCGTCTACCGTCGCTCAAGTGATCGGTACATTAGAAGAAAAAGGCGCAATGGACTACACTATCGTAGTGGCAGCCAACGCTAACGATCCTGCTACTTTACAATATCTGGCTCCCTATACCGGAGCGACCTTAGCAGAATACTTTATGTACAACGGCAAGGCTACCCTGGTTATCTATGATGACCTCTCTAAGCAAGCTCAAGCCTACCGTCAGTTATCCCTATTACTCCGTCGTCCCCCCGGACGCGAAGCCTATCCTGGAGACGTTTTCTACATCCACTCTCGCTTACTAGAACGGGCCGCTAAACTCAGTGATGCCCTGGGGGGTGGTAGTATGACTGCGTTGCCTATCATCGAAACCCAAGCAGGGGACGTATCGGCATACATTCCTACCAACGTAATTTCTATTACCGACGGGCAAATCTTTTTATCCAGTGACTTATTTAACGCTGGTTTCCGTCCCGCTATTAACGCAGGGATCTCCGTGAGTCGGGTGGGTTCTGCTGCTCAAACCAAAGCCATGAAACAGGTAGCAGGGAAATTAAAGTTAGAACTGGCTCAGTTTGCCGAACTAGAAGCCTTCTCCCAGTTTGCCTCTGACTTAGATGCGGCAACCCAAGCACAACTAGCACGGGGTCAACGGTTACGTCAAATCCTCAAACAACCGGAAAACTCTCCTTTAGCGGTTTGGGAACAGGTGGCCGTTGCTTACGCTGGACTCAATGGTTACATCGATGATGTTCCAGTGGATAAAGCCACCGAGTTCGCTGCTGGACTACGGGAATATATTGCTACCAGTAAGCCAAAATACCCTGAAATTATCAAGAGTGAGAAAAAACTCACCGATGAAGCAGAAAGCTTGCTAAAAGAAGCCATTTCTGAATATAAGCAAGCCTTTAGTGCTTAG
- a CDS encoding F0F1 ATP synthase subunit B: MIDPFLLLATESHAEGEALIGFHFDFLESNILNLAILVGVLVFYGRKVVGNILSERRNQIAQAIQEAEEKQRTAAQALAKEKENLAQAQKEAARIHEAAIERAKTLRAEIAAQSERDIARLKETAAADLSSEQERVMAQLKKQIAEQAIVKAESQLKAQVDNNTQQRLIDRSIARLGG; the protein is encoded by the coding sequence ATGATCGATCCTTTTTTATTATTAGCCACTGAAAGTCACGCCGAAGGGGAAGCCCTCATTGGTTTCCACTTCGACTTCTTAGAAAGTAACATTCTCAATTTAGCCATTCTTGTCGGCGTTTTGGTCTTTTATGGTCGTAAAGTTGTGGGAAATATCCTCAGCGAGCGACGAAATCAAATTGCCCAAGCCATTCAAGAGGCTGAAGAAAAACAACGTACAGCAGCCCAAGCGTTAGCTAAAGAAAAAGAAAACTTAGCTCAAGCTCAAAAAGAAGCTGCACGCATTCACGAAGCTGCCATCGAAAGAGCTAAAACCCTTAGAGCCGAAATTGCGGCACAAAGCGAACGAGATATTGCTCGTCTCAAAGAAACCGCTGCAGCCGATCTTTCCTCTGAGCAAGAACGGGTAATGGCGCAATTGAAAAAACAAATTGCCGAACAAGCCATTGTTAAAGCAGAAAGTCAACTTAAAGCACAAGTTGACAATAATACCCAACAACGGCTTATTGATCGCAGTATTGCTAGGTTAGGAGGTTAA
- the atpE gene encoding ATP synthase F0 subunit C, producing the protein MNPTVAAASVIAAALAVGLGSIGPGLGQGNASGQAVSGIARQPEAEGKIRGTLLLTLAFMESLTIYGLVIALVLLFANPFA; encoded by the coding sequence ATGAATCCCACCGTTGCTGCTGCTTCTGTTATCGCTGCTGCTTTAGCTGTAGGTTTAGGTTCCATTGGACCTGGACTCGGTCAAGGAAACGCATCAGGTCAGGCTGTATCTGGTATTGCTCGTCAGCCTGAAGCCGAAGGAAAAATCCGTGGAACCCTATTGTTAACCCTAGCGTTCATGGAATCGTTGACCATCTACGGTCTAGTAATCGCGTTAGTTCTTTTGTTTGCTAACCCCTTTGCTTAA
- the atpH gene encoding ATP synthase F1 subunit delta, translated as MKGSLFSTEIAEPYAQALMSLAQSRDITRSIGEDCRSILDILEESAELREFISSPIIKDEDKRGVLNRLLGNDIHHYLRNFLMLLVDKRRIVFLQAICEQYLALLRKLTNTVLAEVTASTELSEGQRRDVIDKIKALTGAESVELKTDIDPDLIGGVIIKVGSQVFDASLRGQLRRISISLTGAS; from the coding sequence GTGAAAGGATCACTGTTTAGTACAGAAATCGCTGAGCCCTACGCTCAAGCACTAATGTCCCTCGCACAATCCCGCGACATTACCCGCTCCATTGGGGAAGATTGCCGTAGTATTTTAGACATTTTAGAAGAATCTGCGGAGTTACGGGAATTTATTAGCTCTCCTATCATTAAGGATGAGGATAAACGAGGGGTTCTAAATCGGCTCCTAGGAAACGATATCCATCACTATTTACGGAACTTTCTCATGTTGTTGGTGGATAAACGACGAATCGTTTTTCTACAAGCCATTTGCGAACAATACTTGGCTTTACTCAGAAAATTAACCAATACCGTTCTGGCTGAAGTCACCGCTTCAACGGAGTTGAGCGAGGGTCAACGTCGGGACGTGATCGATAAAATTAAAGCCTTAACCGGAGCCGAATCGGTAGAATTGAAAACCGATATTGACCCGGATTTAATCGGCGGTGTCATTATCAAAGTCGGCTCTCAAGTCTTTGATGCTAGTTTGCGTGGACAACTCCGTCGCATCAGTATCAGTCTTACCGGAGCATCATAA
- a CDS encoding F0F1 ATP synthase subunit B', with protein MFDFDATLPLMALQFVLLAIILNAIFYKPLNKALDERADYIRQNETGGQQQLAEAKELAAKYEQQLAQARKESQDIVAQAQAEAKQLATEAVAEAQKEAIAKKEAAAQEIEQQRQEALKTLEQQVDTLSRQILEKLLGPELVK; from the coding sequence ATGTTTGATTTTGATGCAACTTTGCCCTTGATGGCATTGCAATTTGTCCTGTTGGCGATTATTCTCAACGCCATTTTTTATAAGCCCTTGAATAAGGCATTAGACGAAAGGGCTGACTACATCCGCCAAAACGAAACCGGTGGACAACAACAGTTAGCCGAAGCTAAAGAACTAGCGGCCAAATACGAACAACAATTGGCCCAGGCGCGTAAGGAGTCTCAAGATATTGTTGCCCAAGCGCAAGCAGAAGCTAAGCAACTGGCAACAGAAGCTGTCGCCGAAGCCCAAAAAGAAGCCATAGCCAAAAAAGAGGCAGCTGCCCAAGAAATTGAGCAGCAACGCCAAGAGGCTCTAAAAACCCTAGAACAACAGGTTGATACCTTAAGCCGTCAAATTCTAGAAAAACTTTTAGGGCCAGAATTAGTCAAATAA